From the genome of Sphingobacterium sp. UGAL515B_05:
GTCTTTTGGCATTGGTTTCGTCCAGTGAATAGCGATGTACCCCTTTTTGCGCGGTAATATCTGATGAGACTACCGCTATATCTCCGTCTTCGCAATAAACGCCGCCAATATGATCAAGTAGAGGACTTGTGGCGCACCATACTGTTGTGGCAGCTCCCTGTGGGATCGTCTTTAGCGATGCGGCCACTTCAGGTAACATGTTGCCGTTTGCATCCACAAAACCCATTTTTTGGAATAGCTCCAACGGGGCTTCTCTGCCTAATTCTGTTCCGCCGATAGAGCCGGGATGAACCGCATAGCTTCTGATATGGGAAGATTGTCCTCGCACGTCCAATTCCATTGAAAAAAGATTGACAGCGGTCTTGGATTGTCCATAACCCTGTAAAGTTTCATATTCACTGTACAGGAAATTAGGATCATCAAAATTGAAAGGTGCGAAATGATGACCATGAGAGGAAACATTAATTACTCGTGCTCCGTTGGCTTTTTTAAGAGATGGCCATAATCTGGAGGTGAGCTGGAACAACGCTAAATAATTAGTGGGGCTAGCTGTGACTCTATACCTCGTTCATCTCTACGCAAAGGAACCCACATAATACCTGCATTGTTAATAAGTAAATGTAAAGGTCTTCCTGAAGCGGTAAAATTTTTTGCGAAGGCATCAATAGAGGCGGGTGACATTAGATCCATTGCTGCTATTTCAACATTGGCCATTCTTTCCAGATTCTTTTTTGCTTTGTCGACATCGCGTGCAGCGACAATTACGGTGGCTCCGGCTGCTGCGAGTACTCTCGTAGTTTCCAGCCCAATTCCGGTATTGCCGCCCGTTACGATGGCTGTTTTTCCAGTAAGATCGATGTTTTGAATCACATCTTTGGCCGTTGATCTTGCATTGAAGCCTGAACCTATAGGTTGTTGTTGCGCTCCCTGATAATTATTCTTTTCCATTTTGAATACGTTTGATAGCTATTACTGATACAAAATTAGGAAGGATTAATATTTCCTGTTTT
Proteins encoded in this window:
- a CDS encoding SDR family NAD(P)-dependent oxidoreductase, encoding MEKNNYQGAQQQPIGSGFNARSTAKDVIQNIDLTGKTAIVTGGNTGIGLETTRVLAAAGATVIVAARDVDKAKKNLERMANVEIAAMDLMSPASIDAFAKNFTASGRPLHLLINNAGIMWVPLRRDERGIESQLAPLII